A portion of the Novosphingobium sp. KA1 genome contains these proteins:
- a CDS encoding sulfurtransferase — MAYRTLISVAELHALLAAGEEVLILDCEFELGAPDKGREAYLAGHLPGARYAHLDDDLAAPSDGANGRHPLPSPVAFAAWLRRQGLKQGQQVVACDSSGGAWAARAWWLLNWVGHDVVAVLDGGKQAWAQAGLPAETGPAGPVRPGDFAAQPPLVAAPVSAAEVLANIEGAAAQVLDARDPLRFRGDPNPIDPVAGHIPGARNRYFRDNLGPDGRFRPAAELAEAFLRLLDGKPAVLSCGSGVTACHNALAMAHAGLAGARLYPGSWSEWIADPARPVETGAC; from the coding sequence ATGGCCTATCGGACGCTGATCTCGGTTGCCGAACTGCATGCGCTACTGGCGGCGGGCGAGGAGGTACTGATCCTCGATTGCGAATTCGAACTGGGGGCGCCGGACAAGGGGCGGGAGGCCTATCTTGCCGGGCACCTGCCGGGCGCGCGTTATGCCCACCTCGATGATGATCTGGCGGCGCCTTCGGATGGCGCGAATGGCCGTCATCCCTTGCCTTCGCCGGTGGCCTTTGCCGCCTGGCTGCGCCGGCAGGGACTGAAGCAGGGGCAGCAGGTGGTGGCCTGCGATTCCAGCGGCGGAGCCTGGGCGGCGCGGGCCTGGTGGCTGCTCAACTGGGTCGGGCATGACGTGGTCGCCGTGCTTGATGGCGGCAAGCAGGCCTGGGCGCAGGCAGGACTTCCTGCCGAGACGGGGCCGGCCGGTCCGGTACGGCCGGGCGATTTCGCGGCGCAGCCGCCTCTGGTCGCCGCGCCGGTGAGCGCGGCCGAGGTCCTGGCCAATATCGAGGGCGCCGCCGCGCAAGTGCTAGATGCCCGGGATCCTTTGCGGTTCCGGGGCGATCCCAACCCGATAGATCCCGTCGCCGGGCATATCCCGGGCGCGCGCAACCGCTATTTCCGCGACAATCTCGGGCCGGACGGGCGTTTCCGTCCGGCCGCCGAACTGGCCGAGGCGTTTTTGCGACTGCTCGACGGCAAGCCTGCGGTGCTGTCCTGCGGATCCGGCGTCACCGCCTGCCACAATGCCCTCGCCATGGCCCATGCCGGGCTTGCAGGGGCGCGGCTCTATCCCGGATCGTGGAGCGAGTGGATCGCCGATCCTGCTCGCCCGGTGGAGACCGGCGCCTGCTGA
- a CDS encoding GNAT family N-acetyltransferase, translated as MNLRPAVPADAAALADLGRRSFVVKFGHMYRAEDLANFLAESHSEAKIGKEIADPEMRVMLAEADGRLLGFCKLVMTCGWPEHARGGQVIELKQLYTDPDATGQGIGARLMDWALEVAGNHEADEVQLSVWSGNEGAQKFYARYGFAKVADIHFMVGEQRDEEFLFARMMQGS; from the coding sequence ATGAACCTGCGACCCGCCGTTCCCGCCGATGCCGCCGCCCTGGCCGACCTTGGCCGCCGCAGTTTTGTCGTCAAGTTCGGGCACATGTACCGGGCGGAGGATCTCGCCAATTTCCTCGCCGAATCGCACAGCGAGGCCAAGATCGGCAAGGAGATCGCCGATCCGGAGATGCGGGTGATGCTGGCCGAGGCGGACGGCAGGTTGCTGGGTTTCTGCAAGCTGGTGATGACTTGCGGTTGGCCCGAACATGCGCGCGGCGGGCAGGTGATCGAACTCAAGCAGCTTTACACCGATCCCGATGCGACCGGACAGGGCATCGGCGCCCGGCTGATGGACTGGGCGCTGGAGGTGGCAGGCAACCACGAGGCCGACGAAGTGCAGCTCTCGGTCTGGAGCGGCAATGAGGGGGCGCAGAAATTCTATGCGCGCTATGGTTTCGCCAAGGTCGCCGACATCCACTTCATGGTCGGCGAGCAGCGCGACGAGGAATTCCTGTTCGCGCGGATGATGCAAGGATCCTGA